A region of the Sander vitreus isolate 19-12246 chromosome 1, sanVit1, whole genome shotgun sequence genome:
atgtgtgcgtgtgtttttgtCCTGATAGAACCCCTATGTGAGTTCTCTGAGATGATCTTATCACTGAGTCAGACAGAAATTCCtcacttttttccccctgtcacacacacgtgtgcgtgcacacacacacacacacacacacacacacactgacaataaGCAGCTGAATGTAGTAGATGTAAGCCTACTAAACTTCGAGTAGACATTTCCCTTTTCAAAGCATTACTGTTTGCTGCAGTTTAAAGGGAATGTTAACTGATTGAATGATAAAAGAGGCCAGGGCAAAGGTATGTTTGGACCACACCCTGCTGCAGCCTTTTTTCCCTGTAAAGCTAGGGTAAGTAGCTACTTTAAAaaggaatttgaaaaaaaagatgctcAAGTGCAGGAGCACATGTtcaatgtttgtatttgttctAAAGAAAACGCCAAGGCCTTTAGATGATATGCCAGAGGATCACCTGCACAAAAAATACTCATCTACACTCTTGAAAGATCTAACCAACCAACAAGTCTTTGATACAAGCTTCATGTTCAGCTTATTATACCAGCTGtaattttaaaaaaggggagTTGTATAACCTGTCAAAGGTAACAGACAAAAGCGACATGCAGATTTCTTGGCTACGTCTGTTTAGTCTCTTTCCGACTCATGCTCTTGGCCTGAGCTCCAGTTCCTGGCTCCAGCATTCTGGTGTGGGGGGCAGGGGATCAGagaccacacacatacacacacacacacacacacacacacacacacacacacacacacacacacacacacacacacacagaatcaccGAAATACACCACTTCTTGAGAAAACTGATCTTTTTCATCAGTAGGATCTTAACTACACAGCCTAGAAATCACAACCTAAAACTTGACTCTTGTTTGACTCGTTTTTTAACATAACTtccaaaaacaacacttttgtCAGTGTAAATCAACTTAAAAGTACTTTAGAAATTATGCAGATTTGTTACACTCAATGAATTAAATTTGATAACTTttaggctattttttttttttttttaataaacagagGTTTCATTATTTAGACGCCACATTTGTATTCCTGAGGTTTTGGAACAGCATTTAGACCTCCATGTTGGAAAATAAAACTCCCTGGAAGTATAGTCCAAGCAATTAaagcatctttttttaatttctcaGGCCGAGAGTGGTGAGGTGTGCGTTGGGAGGACATCAGTATTTCTAAAAAGCTGGCAATGGCCCTGCCTCTAAACAAGGAAAACATAACAACTCAatcaattatttcaactttaaaCATCAACTTcaacaaaaagttaatttctggacacaacagacaaacaaactccAGAAAGTCTTATTGGCGTGCAGCTGACTCTTCAGACAGGTCTGTGATGCAGCGACTACACTACACAAACTTTATAGGTGCCTATTCATCTTTCAACACCGTCCACAAGTGAGCCCAGGCAGGCTTGATCGAGTGGGTTTGTGGGTTTCTTCTAACGCTACAAGGACCTCTCCACCCGACCCCGGCACGTAAACAAATAAAGCTCCAGTTTCATCATCTAGAGGGGGCTGTTTCCTGTCCAAACGCAGCCCTTAGCCCCCCTCTTTCCACATATACACGGCACACAAAACTCTACACCTCCGCCTCATCAGAGCTGCTCGGCTCCCCCGCCCCCCAAAAATGCCAGCCTCTTTCCACTGCTCAATTGCCAAGAGGAATGGAGGGATTTGAgggaagaaagagggaaagagggggATGGGTGGTTGGAGAGGCAAAGGGGATTGGGAGTATGCACGGGGATCTTATTGCAGCTTCATCCCAGTTAAATATTTTTGCTGTGGGGTAAgcaaagggagaaagagagaaaagcagaaaggCTACACTGCTGTGGCATCTAGATAGTGGGAGACCCCAGACCCCCACCGAGCCCCGTATGCCTCTCTGACAATAGAAGCTTTATGCAGTGGAGTTTTTGCTTGTCTTAACAGCCTTTGCAAATAGGAAGGAAAGCACAACATAATAACACCAGTAAATGTAATTTACCCTTTCATGTCAACATTCAGAGATGATGCATGCTCTGCGTGTTTTGCATGCATGAGCGTGTGCATCTGTAAGGTCACGCACACTCACGCTCCAAAACTCCAAAACTTTTTCCATTGGTGCTTCCAAACTTATTTGTGGGACAAGTTCACTTCTTCAGGAATACAAATCAACATCTGCTGAAACAAACATCTGCCTGGTCACAAAGTTCATGTAGTTCTGCAGTAGTGATGCAAGTTACTCACCTGTGTAGTCTCTCGGCGTAATGTGAGGCGGAttggaggagagggggggcacAGTTTCAGTGTTAGACAGAGTTGAGTCTGGtgaatgtagaaaaaaagcacaaacatacagtagaagagtgagatacaggttattaatagagatgttccgataccgataccagtatcggtatcggctccgatactgcctaaaacgctggtatcggtatcgggaagtgctggagtttatgcaccgatccgatcccatgtaataaagccctaaagaaaatctacgttaagtagtttatttatgttctttttccgttataactgactgtcagactgcataataaaagaaagttctgtggcattcatgtttcacaaagagtttaacctgagccagaccgacaacaaagatagaaatcatatcccatccatacagggatagtagtatacagctgttaaaacataataaaatatataacacattggtatcagatcggtactcggtatcggaaagcaaaaaatggtatcggaccatctctagttattAAACATTTCTCAAGCAAAATTGCCAAACATTGGTTAAAAGCTTCATAAACATGAGGAGATGCTGTTTTTATTAAGTttaatataattataaatatttgggggttttggactattggtaggaaaaaaaactacttggAAACCACCTTGTAGCCCTTTGAATTTCATGACGTTTTAAAGaatgaataatgaaaataaccatTGTTTGCAGCCTTCATACAGTCCCTCAAACTATATAGCAGAACGCCTGTTTGCACAAACAGAGCCTCCCTATCATAAACTCCAGATTTCAGGCTCAACAAAATAGAAGATGAGCACAGGTAAAACTCAACTAACTCTGTGTCGCTTTCAACACAAGCAGCTTTTCAAAGAGCTGTTTCCATTCTAAAAATATGACGGTGACGATACCCTCTGTGTCATTTACTGGTTTGCAATGTGGTCGCAATTCTTCCAAACTCACCCAGTGGCTTGTGTTCATCTGAATGGGACAGAGAGTATGGGGGAGGAGGTGATTCTGGAAATACAACAAAAGTTAAAGTTAAGTTAAAGGCTGTATGGTCTAAATGCTAAATTAtcaactgagaaaaaaaaaactactaatcATGCCTCACATATTTTAGCTGCTGCATGAGTCTTCTACATTAGTTCTACCAGATGTAGATTATGTAAAATGATTACAATTTGCATAGTTAattagtttgatattttggatCATGTACTTCTTACATTTTGCAAACAAATAACTCTGTCTTCTGTAAAAAGCAATTACAATCTGCCACAAAAAAAGCTTTCTTTCCTAAAACACAGCTCAAGATTCTTGTAATCATCAATGAAGAATGTTTCAATACAACCTATAGCTCTTAAATCATTAtataatgtcaaataaatgGACTTTATCTTCAGTCTCATCTCAATCACATAACTAACAAAGTCTTTCATCTTCAGGTAGACAGTTCAATCCAGCTGTTTCTATAGCTAATGGTAATGTAGACCATGTACCTGAATGTAACTGTGCACACTGTAGGCTCTATGTTGTTTTTCATGAGGTAAtgttctttatttttgtttctaccTTGCATCAACAGACAATATTTACTTAAACCTAAGGAGCTATTTGAATTGAGTACATGATGGCATAACTGTACATATATGTAGGCTTTCTTTTGAACTCCTAATGTGTATAATTCAACAGATCCAATCTGAACCTGCAAGGTGAAGAAGTGTTTGATTGTTCAGTTTTATCTTTATAAAGTTTTCAGTGAAGACATTTTTATTCACACGGACTCACATGATGATTTCTGTGTAAAAAGCAGCACTGTAAACTATGAGCAATGCAGCTGGGAGAGTCCCTTCAGTCCAAAGTGGACATGGGTTTGCGGCTGCGGCCCCTTTAAGAGCAGAGCCAGTAATTGCCGGAGTCCTCAGTCAGTCAGATACCCAGCGAGTCAGTCTGGCGCCAGCACTATGCAAACTGTATATTATCGGCACTCCTTCACCTAAATAACAAGAGGAGGACCTCCttgtcagagaaaaaaaagcctaaGTGCAACTTGAGAGCGACCTTCAATTGGATGATGTTAGAAGCAGCAACGTTTTGctcaaatttaaataaatgtgtaatgtgtttggAATGTAGAGAGGAAATCAAAGTAATGGTTGACCAGAGTAAAAGCTAGAGTTATAAAACTggtgaaaataaatatatagcaTATATTGAAAAGGAGGTTGAGCAGATGGCTAAAAGGTGTGCACTCAATTTATTTTTTGCCTAAATAAAACTGCAGTAAAACATACCTGACATTTATTCTCTGGTGTTTCAGTGTTGCATTATGCTTTAATATAATTGTAAATGTGAGATGGCGTCATCAGTAATAGCCTAACTGACGAAAAAGAAATAGCctgatagaaaaagaaaaaaatcttttttcgcTTGTGACGTTGTTTGCCACTTTAATCAACAATAACAACATTCTTCTTTGGCTGCAGGCAAACAACACTCTGACTGATTGGAAACTCATTAATGCCATGCTATCTGTTCATAGGGGTATATGGGCCATCAATCTATATGCTGCAAAAAATCGAATTATCATGGCGCACTTCACTTCACTTTTATGAAATTAACTTCATTCTCTGCAAGGCCCTTTATCTGAGTTCAGGCTCCAGGGGTTCTTGAGGGAGTCCCAGCCCCCCCGCCCCCCGCCCCCATGAATATGATAGTTAATGTGGTAGAAGTAACAAAATGACATGGGTACACTTATTGCTATCTTCATTTGCAAGTTTAAAGTTCTTTTCTGAGGGAAAAGGTCTATTCTACATCTTCCCACGCACCCCTGCACCCCCGCCCCTTCAATGTTGATGTCCTTACCTGGCCCACACAACCGGCTGTAGTGATAGGGGTTGCAGCACACCTTTGCGCCGTCCACTGCGCCGAAGCTCTGGCAGTGGCACAGCGTTTTGAGCCGGGCTGAGAGCGGCAGGTCGCTCCAGCGGTACACCTTACACAGGAGATACTGTGGAGAGATGTGATGAGCACCGAGCCGCAGCTCAGTGCTCGGCACCATGACACACTCGCTGGGTATCCCTCCTTTGGTCTCTACAGCCTTCACCAAGGTATCCAGAGATCTCTCCTTGAGTCTTTTCAAAAAAGCATGAGCGGTGCTCGCGAGTTCCTCCTCCAGCCCTGCGTGCCTCGGTGCGCACTGACAAGCGCCCCCTCCGTCTTTTCTCGGAGCCCAATAAGGGCTCCGAGGTCTGAGATCCCATTCCCCAAACAAACAACACGTCACCGTCCTACTGTCGCCCTCCTGTCCCCGCCGGGAGCCTCTGTGCACCGGGACGCACATGGCATCCCGGTCATCGTCaggctgctcctcttcctccctctccgcACTCTCAGTCAGGTCTCCAGCCTCCACCGTGTGTCCCAGAGCCGGGTCAGTGTGTGTCACCGACCGCTGCTCATGTCTGTGGAGCTTTCCTGAGTGTCTGCCACACGGACCGTTCCGTCCTCCGTCACCTCGTCTGCTTCCATCCCGCCCGTCGCTCTCGGTGACCAGACGGCTTCTCCAGAGTCGCCGTACAAGACCTGAGCGTTTCGACTTGAACATACGACAACCTAGACAGTTTTGGATGTGTCCTGTCGGCCCCGTCCGGGTCTCGGGAGATGCCACATCGATTTACACTCGTCGCGCAAGTCCGGGGGTTTGTGCACGGTGCGCACAACATGCGCAGCCGGTGTTCGCCGTGTTCTGGCTCTCCCGCAGcattagaaagtaatattcaatCATGCGTTGCGTTAAACATCACTACACGTCTAAAGAAGGAGAAGGCTACACACAGTCACTGCTTAGTGACCTGCTGTTGCCAACTCAATTAAGCCACAACTTTTGCAAGCCCTCTCTCAAAGCCTTCCACACTCCAACACTCTGGAGACCACGCACACAATCCACAAACCATAGTTAGTCCACTCGAGGAGCAGGGTCAGTTTACATTAACAAAAAGAGCATCAGAAACATTAATCCACAAGTTTTCCAGAGTTTCTCCTTGAGTTTAGTGAAGCCCTTGAACCGTAAAACCCTTCCTTCACCCGATATAGCGTAAATCCTCACAACACTGAAACTCCGATGATTTCTGAAGCTGGTGGAAGCAGTAATCCCGCTGCAGAGTCCCGGGGTAAAGCAGAGATGGTCGGGGACTCCAGTGCCAAACTCCGGAACGTATTCCGTGCTGAGAAGTTGTTTTAAAGAGAGCTGGAATTACTCCACTCTCCACTCCCCTGCAAGTCTTTTTCggacgcactcacacacacacacacacacacacacacacacacacacacacacacacacacacacacacacacacacacacacacacacacacgcacgcgcctGCACACACCAGAGTCAAGccagacaaaataaaaccaagctatgatttcaaaataaaatcctaaTGGTGAACTTTGATGGAAAGGTTGGTTTGCAGCATTGTTGATCTTTAGGTAAATACCTACTTTTATAGAGCTGTTTCTGTGCTGTCGTTCGCCCTGAAGCCAGATTGATACACATCATAGATTGTGGAGTGATAGGTAGGCCTATAACTATGCAGTTGTTTATAATCaaccttttattattttgtatatgAGAAAGGGCATAGTCCGATTAAAGATTGGTCTGTAGTTGCTTATCACAGATTAGTgcatatgttttttgtttttttcagtaagCACACTTGACGGACAAGGGGAAGACTCCTACATGTTTCAAAAAATTGTAGGAGCTGGGTCAAGGGAGCAAATGAGGAGTTTAGCTGCAGTATCACCTTTAGGGTAATTGGTGAAAAAATTCAGCATTGTGTTCACGGTGGAATGATGATGTAGGGGTAGAGACAGGCCAGATCCATTAGTTTGTGAAGTTGTCAGAGACATTTTCCTGGAAGAAGGTGGCAAATTCATGACATTTGGTTGACGAGTGAAGCTCGGCAGGAATTGATCTTGTGTCTTCTTGATCTTGGGGTTTAGTTGTTTGCCAATATGGAGAATAGAAATTGAGCATTGTTTCGGTTTTCATGCATTATCTGAGAGATGATGGTCTGGAGCCAggtcatgttaaaaaaaatggtaacaTCTGGAATGGATATAACTGTAATATGTAACcggttctttttcttttgtgatcCAAAAGCCTAAACCgatataaatgaaactacaaaatacacaaGTTACTTTGGAAAGAGGTTGAAGCCTTTTATCTTGAAAAAATAGATATGGTAAGAGTTGATTTTGAAGATCTATAATTTCCAAATGATGTATTGGGAAGTTTACATGTAGCCTATGTTTGTTACTAAGGAAAATAAGATTTAGCTTTGTTTAAACCAAAGCAAATATTCAAAATTCACTACATATGTTAGATTGTTTCCTTGCATGTGGACACATTCCTTATTTCTTTTATGTTCAACTGAACTGCTGTAACTGACTAAATGACTATATAGGAGCAGTGTACCATTGGAGGAGACCCCATTACATTTCCCCTATATTTAACAAGTTCACAAAGATCTTCACAGGAAACatctcttatttaaaaaaaaaaacataatgaacatATTCATTGATACTAAAAAAGTAAACGTTTAATTTTTACAAAACGTAAcacaatgcttttattttgaaacccaGATCACTGAGCATCCCTTGTAATTctgtccactctctctctctctctctctctctctctctctctctctctccctctctctctctctctctctctctctctctctgtctctcgggCCCCCAGAGGAAAGCTCTGGAGCCATTGGTTGATTCCCGCCATCATGTGCCAGTCTAGACACTTTGGCTGCATGGGAGCCGCACTGATTGTTGCGCAAACACGCGGTTTCAAGTTTCTTAACTCTTAAAGACGCAACATCCTGTTCTGCTCAAATTGGAAACCTTGTGGAGATCACAGGGAAAATCACATTGATCATGGGTGAATATATAGATAATAGATAGTCGACATAGGCCTTCATGGCCTGTAAATGTGCACATGCTGTATAACAAAGGAAAACACCCCCAAAAttcataataacaacaacaataataattatatagaCTAACACCTACATAATTATAAATTATTCTGGGATGTATAGGATTGATAGATGATGAGATCCATGTGTTGACTTAGGCTTAACACAACTGTAAAGGACTCACTTGTGACAATATTTCAGtggaaaatatgttgttttttaaccCCACTGCATGATGGTTAGTGTTATTAGCTCCTTtgcacaataacaataaaatttGAACATTATTTTTGACGAGTAGCCCAATTTTACATGATCAAATTGTGTAAGGTAAAGGTGCATTAATCAATTCCAATATTACTATGATATTATAGTTACAATAAAGGATTTGAATCAGTGAAAGTGTGATAACACAAATAAAGGTATTGTTCACACACTAGTGCTATGCATTGCTGAATGAACTGTGCTCATCGCCTTACAGAGGCTGTGGCTCTGATCACAGAGTTGAGGGTTTGATCTCCGGCTCCTCCTGTCCTCCTGCATTGCTCCCAATGGTCAGGTCAGCACCTTGCATGgtgagtaagtgagtgagtggagtggagtgagagtgtgtgtgtgtgtgtgtgtgtgtgtgtgtgtgtgtgtgtgtgtgtgtgtgtgtgtgtgtgtgtgtgtgtgtgtgtgtgtgtgtgtgtgtgtgtgtgtgtgtgtgtgtgtgtgtgtgtgtgtgtgtgtgtgtgtgtgtgtgtgtgtgtgaattggtgaatgagaggcaaattgtaaagttGGGTATACAAATGCATCCATCTATTTACAGAAAGAGGTTAAACTACAAACCCCAACAGCCAAAATAGTTACTGTACACACATAGTTTAGTAGAGGGACCTATTGAACCTTACCAGGAAAGAGCACAGGTGGTAGACAGGGGTAAACAGGGTATCCCCAAGGGGCATCATGCCAGTCCTCCCACTGCCCGTCTCTGTGCCAACATGTCTGCCTCCACCCCTGGCATTTGAACAACTCTACGTGTTGGTTGAAGTGGATGTTACAACCTTAGGATTAGCACAGTCTTCCTGGTGGGTGACCATTCACAGCTCATATCAGAGAGTTAACCCTGTGTGTCAGTGGCATGTCCAGTTACAGAATGTCTACTGTGTATCAGGACCAGGACTCTACTGGGGTATGTGAGGGACGACAGGGCTGGCTGAAGACATCGGAGTCAAGTTACAATGACAGCAGGAGAGAGTCGAGGAAGAAGAgtagagcagtgtgtgtgtgtgtgtgtgtgcgtgcgtgcgtgtgtgtgtgtgtgtgtgtgtgtgtgtgtgtgtgtgtgtgtgtgtgtgtgtgtgtgtgtgtgtgtgtgtgtgtgtttgtggctgcAGAGGGCACCTGTTCAAAATGTGTTTCCGTGTAACTCAATCAGATGAAGAGATGCAGACAGGGAAGTGTTTTGGAAGAGCTTCGTCCAGAGTTGAATGTTTAAGTGGCTGCATGTGATTTATTAGTCTTTAAAACAATTTATActcatattttcttcttttttacaaatAGATCACAGACTCATGCGAAGTTCAGGAGCAATGGCCATCACACTGGTGTTGTTTTCTATATATTACTGTTTTCTGTCtattaatacaaaatgaaaagaaaaaagtgaggTGGGGATTATTACATACACATAAATCAAAGTGGATGTAACATACATTACTAGTAGTCAACCCTCAGTTACACAGCAAGTTGTCAAAGTGGAAACACAGCAAGTTCATTACCAGGTCAGATGTAACAAGAAAGACTACTAATATGAATACTAATAATAACTTTCTATGTAGTAAACCTAAACACATTGATATCAAAATTCATAATAAGTAGGCTACACTCACATAAAGCAGGCAAAGAATCTTTAACAGGAACATTTTGAACGAACTTTGGGATCTGATTTTTAGCATATTGCCCTATCGTTAGACAAAAAGCATTAATGTGTTATAAATTCAACTGGGAAACTATGTAATAATAACAGCAGCAATTACATCAAAAGGCCCAACCCAAAGTCTAACCAAGTGGAAATTAATGTGAGACAGCATGGCATGAACCTGAGCAATATTCCCTCCCTATCACATCCCTCTCCTCTGGCATTTTCGGTATGCATTTATGGACAAATACAGTTCCCATAGTGTGCAATAGAATACGTGTGTACACAGTGAGTGGCTAATGTACATAGAGACAAAGTGCAATACATTCACATTATTTCCAGAAAGAGCAATACAGAATCATGTGCAATAAAATAATTATGGATATAAAAGCCACTGTGTAATCTACTACAGCAATTggatttcattctttttattaaacgTCTTTCCTGTAAATTCTTattctatactgtatattgtaataCTGTAATAGTAGCCTATTATTT
Encoded here:
- the LOC144534450 gene encoding mothers against decapentaplegic homolog 6-like, producing MFKSKRSGLVRRLWRSRLVTESDGRDGSRRGDGGRNGPCGRHSGKLHRHEQRSVTHTDPALGHTVEAGDLTESAEREEEEQPDDDRDAMCVPVHRGSRRGQEGDSRTVTCCLFGEWDLRPRSPYWAPRKDGGGACQCAPRHAGLEEELASTAHAFLKRLKERSLDTLVKAVETKGGIPSECVMVPSTELRLGAHHISPQYLLCKVYRWSDLPLSARLKTLCHCQSFGAVDGAKVCCNPYHYSRLCGPESPPPPYSLSHSDEHKPLDSTLSNTETVPPLSSNPPHITPRDYTETCTSLGSSTSGGHRSYWCSVAYWEQRTRVGRLYPAYEPSLNIFYDLPQGTGLCLGQLHANAYHSRHDDPGSHGTSGLHGHHSHGSGGNCSSSVQQMRSKIGYGIVLSREPDGVWLYNRSQHPVFVHSPTLDPPRARGLSVKRVMPGFSLKVFDYDRSSWMAQHGVKPECQEGPWDPHSVRISFAKGWGPCYSRQFITSCPCWLEVLLNNHR